The window TAGACGCCAAATGAAAACTGTAAGTGGTCACTATGAGTTGAACGTCACATCTAACCTCGTGCAACATCACCACATGAATAAACAATGCACCCCTCTTGATATCGGATACATTCACTTAATATGGTCACGTAACAGACAAAAATAAATATAGGTTTCTTCTTGCTAAACGTCATACTATTTTCAACATCCCTTGGCATTGGCCTTTGAGTTCatataccttttaaatgattgCAATAGATCATACATACCAATATTATATCCATTAGATTTATAGATGTATAGTCTTCAAAAAACTGATTTTAGCATACATAAAGAATTAATAGCACAActtgtgtttgtttgttttctCGTTTGTGTTGTACGTTGATAACTAAGTTTTATTAATCAAAGATTATCTTATAGTTATTTTTTAATAGATGATTTAAAAATTAAGCCTAAACTGTATTATTCTGTAATAAAAACCATTTGTATGCTGATCTTAAAAAACTAAACATTTAAGTAAACAAGTTCATATacactttttgttttgtttttttttttttttttaaatattaaatccACTATCATTTTTGTGGGGTTGAATGACAGTACACATTTCATTTAGTTATTTTTGTAATCACCCCAAAAAATAATAAGTTTCCAAATCAATAATAAGATAACAATTTATTACTATTCTGTTTAAGCAACCCATAAAAAACCCAAATCGTATCCACGCACATAATTCATTCAATCAACAGCTCCTATAAAAGCCTTTTTCATCTCTCCACCACCCTTCATCCCCCATTTCCACATCTCAACGCtcccctttctctctctctacaccAACATCCATCCAATCTGTGAACCTCCTCGAATCATCTCTTTGTAACGGAGGCTACGAAGCATCGGAATAGCTCAGATGGCGAAGGATCAGTGGTTGGAGGCGGCGCTTACGAACGATGCGATGGTGGCGGAGCTTCTGTTACGGATGAATCATTCCTCCTCTTCAGATTCGTCGAAAGCAACTACAAATTCTACAACGCTCTTACCATCCTTCAGCTGGGGCCATCGGAAGAATCGATCGAAATCCACAGCTCCGACGACCACCGTCTCAAACGGATTCGGTAAAGAACACCGTGGTAGCCCTACCACACATCTGTCGTGGAGCGGTGGCGGCGGCTCAACAAGCGATGGATACGACGAATCTAGTCGGCCTTCAGATCTCTCATCGGGAAGCAGATCCGTCAAGGTTTGTATCTCTAATCAGATTTCTCatctttttcttttcttccaCCGATTTTTTTTCTCTATCTATCGTCGGAAAATTACATCGACTTCACCGGTGTACCCGACGTCGTCTTTCAATTACTCATTCTCTTCAACTATTTCTCGGAAGCTTTTCCCTTTCCCCCGAAATCTGGTTACCGTCGACCTGATCTCTGCCACGCCAGAACTTTTCCGGCCGATCGGCGTTTCCTACACTATTTTTTCTTTTCTTGGGAAAATAAATGCATGAAAACAATTACTATTAAGCTTTTTTTTTACTAATTTACCCTTTTCTCTCTACTTAATTTATCACTAATTTACCATACGCGGGATTTGACTTTTACTTTCTTTATTTTCATATTGACTGAAATACCCTCCGTCAGTAACATCTCCGACGGTAAAAGTATCCCACAAGCTAACAGAAAAAGGACTCTAAAGTCTCTTTTTCCTGTTGCTTCTAAGGTGGCTtaga of the Lactuca sativa cultivar Salinas chromosome 6, Lsat_Salinas_v11, whole genome shotgun sequence genome contains:
- the LOC111895168 gene encoding uncharacterized protein LOC111895168; protein product: MAKDQWLEAALTNDAMVAELLLRMNHSSSSDSSKATTNSTTLLPSFSWGHRKNRSKSTAPTTTVSNGFGKEHRGSPTTHLSWSGGGGSTSDGYDESSRPSDLSSGSRSVKANEVASTSKSHRRKSFHELKDEEQELASMRSNLNHEIAKNENLKRIKIDFDQNPMGRTAGIRSVRVVEEEETKRGFELPDLNMTPNEEESAMMMMS